In a genomic window of Octadecabacter temperatus:
- a CDS encoding inositol monophosphatase family protein, translating into MVASANLNVMMKTARRAGRALLKDFGEVENLQVSTKGPGDFVTRADRNAEYLIKEALMEARPTYGFVGEEGTEIEGTDPTRRWIVDPLDGTTNYLHGLPHWAVSIALEHKGQIVIGVIYDPMKDELFFAEKGEGAWMNEKRLRVSGRTKMIESIFSTGLPFAGRTDLPATLQDLARILPTCAGVRRWGTASLDLAYVAAGRYDGFWERRLNSWDMAAGLIIVREAGGMVESINPANDILESGEVICAAEPIFEKFSKVIRDKSS; encoded by the coding sequence ATGGTTGCCAGTGCAAACCTCAACGTGATGATGAAGACAGCCCGACGTGCGGGGCGTGCGTTGCTAAAAGACTTCGGTGAGGTCGAGAACCTTCAGGTGTCCACCAAGGGCCCAGGAGACTTTGTGACCCGTGCCGATCGCAATGCAGAATACCTCATCAAAGAGGCGCTGATGGAAGCCCGCCCGACCTATGGTTTCGTTGGCGAAGAGGGCACGGAGATTGAGGGCACGGACCCAACACGCCGTTGGATTGTTGATCCGTTGGACGGCACTACGAACTACCTGCACGGTCTGCCGCATTGGGCTGTTTCCATTGCACTTGAGCACAAGGGCCAGATCGTGATCGGCGTCATTTATGACCCAATGAAAGACGAGCTGTTCTTTGCTGAAAAAGGCGAAGGCGCATGGATGAACGAAAAGCGTCTGCGCGTTTCTGGCCGCACAAAAATGATCGAGAGCATTTTCTCAACCGGTTTGCCATTTGCTGGCCGTACCGATTTGCCTGCCACATTGCAGGACCTTGCACGCATTTTGCCAACCTGTGCTGGTGTGCGTCGTTGGGGGACCGCGTCGCTTGATTTGGCATATGTTGCTGCGGGCCGTTACGACGGCTTCTGGGAACGTCGCTTGAATTCATGGGACATGGCCGCTGGCCTGATCATCGTTCGCGAAGCGGGCGGCATGGTCGAATCCATTAACCCAGCCAATGATATCCTTGAGTCTGGCGAAGTGATTTGCGCGGCTGAGCCGATCTTTGAAAAGTTCTCGAAGGTTATCCGCGACAAATCTTCCTAA
- a CDS encoding VOC family protein translates to MIKLNAVAVSSKDITKTVAFYKLLGFEFPEFGPDDKHVEPITKPGDVRLMIDTAELMEQLTGHPPTPPNHSSFAMLCDTPAEVDAVAAALKDAGHVLTVEPWDAFWGQRYATVKDPDGYQIDIFAEL, encoded by the coding sequence ATGATCAAACTAAATGCAGTTGCGGTGTCTTCAAAGGACATCACCAAGACGGTCGCGTTCTACAAATTACTTGGCTTTGAATTCCCTGAATTCGGCCCAGATGACAAACACGTCGAACCCATAACAAAACCCGGCGATGTGCGCCTGATGATCGACACTGCCGAGCTAATGGAACAGCTCACAGGGCATCCACCAACGCCGCCGAACCATTCCAGCTTTGCCATGTTGTGCGATACCCCTGCCGAAGTCGACGCCGTAGCCGCCGCGCTAAAAGACGCAGGGCACGTCCTTACGGTCGAACCGTGGGATGCCTTTTGGGGCCAGCGCTACGCGACGGTGAAAGATCCTGACGGATACCAGATCGATATCTTCGCAGAGCTTTAG
- a CDS encoding GFA family protein yields the protein MTKVTCHCGAVELRVTLSDGLNTARRCDCSFCRRRGAPAVSVNVGDLEVVKGEENLTLYSFGTNTAKHHFCKICGIYTHHQRRSNPSEYGVNMGGIESVNPAEHEPIGWHDGVNHPSDRKA from the coding sequence ATGACCAAAGTAACCTGTCATTGTGGCGCAGTTGAACTGCGTGTCACCCTCTCAGACGGCCTGAACACAGCGCGGCGTTGCGATTGCTCATTTTGTCGGCGGCGTGGTGCGCCTGCCGTCAGCGTAAATGTGGGCGACCTTGAGGTTGTCAAAGGCGAAGAAAACCTGACGCTTTACAGTTTCGGCACCAACACCGCCAAGCACCATTTCTGCAAGATATGTGGGATCTATACGCACCACCAACGCCGCTCGAACCCGAGTGAATATGGGGTGAATATGGGTGGCATCGAAAGCGTGAACCCTGCCGAACATGAACCCATCGGCTGGCACGATGGAGTCAATCACCCGTCAGACCGGAAGGCATAG
- a CDS encoding LysR family transcriptional regulator: MHIEFRHLRTIKAIHEMGGLARAADSLGITQSALSHQIKGIEDQAGVELFVRRSKPLKLSAAGKRLLAAADRILPEVAALEAEFSGLVQGHAGRMHIAIECHACFEWLFPVLEGFRKAWPDVDVDIRPGLAFDALPALKKEQVDLVVSSDPEDIPGVTFLPLFDYEPVFVAAKNHPLASKAYIEADDFSTETLITYPVEPSRLDVFSQLLTPAHVEPRDVRQVELTAVILLLVASGRGVAVLPDWVVRQASYGSDYVTRPLTQTGLTRRLYAAVREDEAELPYVAHLVRHARQEAVKLQRA; encoded by the coding sequence ATGCACATCGAGTTTCGCCATTTGCGCACGATAAAAGCCATCCACGAGATGGGCGGTTTGGCGCGGGCGGCGGATAGTTTGGGGATCACGCAATCGGCGTTGAGCCATCAAATTAAAGGGATTGAGGACCAAGCCGGCGTGGAATTGTTCGTGCGTCGATCAAAGCCGTTGAAGCTGTCTGCGGCGGGGAAACGGCTGTTGGCGGCGGCGGACCGGATATTGCCGGAAGTTGCGGCGTTGGAGGCTGAATTTTCTGGGCTGGTTCAAGGGCACGCGGGGCGCATGCACATCGCCATTGAGTGCCATGCCTGTTTCGAGTGGCTGTTTCCAGTGCTTGAGGGTTTTCGCAAGGCGTGGCCGGACGTGGATGTCGATATTCGACCCGGATTGGCGTTCGATGCGCTGCCAGCGTTGAAAAAAGAGCAGGTTGATTTGGTTGTGTCTTCGGATCCTGAAGACATTCCGGGCGTCACGTTCTTGCCGCTGTTCGATTATGAGCCTGTTTTTGTGGCTGCGAAGAACCATCCGTTGGCAAGCAAAGCCTATATTGAAGCAGACGATTTTAGCACCGAAACCCTGATTACCTATCCGGTGGAGCCATCGCGCTTGGATGTGTTTTCGCAGCTTTTGACGCCAGCACATGTGGAACCCCGCGATGTGCGTCAGGTTGAACTGACGGCAGTGATTTTACTGCTTGTGGCATCAGGGCGCGGTGTAGCGGTGTTGCCCGATTGGGTCGTGCGGCAGGCGTCTTATGGGTCTGATTATGTGACGCGACCGTTGACGCAGACAGGGCTTACCCGCCGTCTTTATGCGGCCGTGCGCGAAGATGAAGCGGAACTGCCTTATGTCGCACATCTGGTGCGCCATGCACGCCAAGAAGCGGTTAAGTTACAGCGGGCTTAA
- the metF gene encoding methylenetetrahydrofolate reductase [NAD(P)H], producing the protein MSSPAISFEFFPPKSVQASFRLRDCVQTLAPLDPTFVSVTYGAGGTTRTLTHEAVDALVKTSDLNVAAHLTCVNATRAETLAIAKDYKAAGVNHIVALRGDPPKGSDGFRPHPEGFDGSIDLTRALADESFEVTVGAYPEMHPDASSQQACIDHLKAKIDAGATRAITQFFFEADTFLRFRDACADAGITAPIIPGILPIENWNGVQKFANSCGANIPQVLQDAFAKAKDPETIDLLATAQATELCDDLMTQGVDHLHFYTLNKPELTRDICHALGVTPKQSLQNVA; encoded by the coding sequence ATGTCCAGCCCAGCCATTTCCTTTGAATTCTTCCCGCCCAAATCGGTACAGGCATCGTTCCGCCTGCGCGACTGCGTGCAGACACTGGCTCCACTGGACCCAACTTTCGTTTCCGTGACCTACGGTGCAGGCGGCACAACCCGCACGCTCACCCATGAAGCGGTCGATGCCCTTGTGAAAACCAGCGACCTCAACGTTGCAGCGCACCTGACTTGCGTGAACGCAACCCGCGCCGAAACATTGGCCATCGCAAAAGACTACAAAGCCGCAGGCGTAAACCACATCGTCGCCCTGCGCGGCGACCCGCCAAAAGGCTCCGACGGGTTTCGCCCACACCCCGAAGGGTTTGACGGCTCAATCGACCTAACCCGCGCCCTGGCTGATGAAAGCTTTGAAGTCACAGTCGGCGCCTATCCCGAAATGCACCCTGATGCCTCCAGCCAACAGGCCTGCATTGACCACTTGAAAGCGAAAATTGACGCCGGCGCGACCCGCGCCATCACCCAGTTCTTCTTTGAAGCAGACACATTCCTGCGCTTTCGCGATGCCTGCGCGGATGCGGGCATCACCGCTCCAATTATCCCAGGCATCCTGCCGATTGAGAACTGGAATGGCGTGCAAAAATTCGCCAACAGCTGCGGTGCGAACATCCCGCAAGTCCTACAGGACGCCTTTGCAAAAGCGAAAGATCCAGAAACAATCGACCTTCTGGCCACAGCCCAAGCAACCGAGCTTTGCGATGACTTGATGACCCAAGGCGTTGACCACCTGCATTTCTACACGCTGAACAAACCAGAACTGACCCGCGATATCTGTCACGCTCTGGGCGTTACCCCAAAACAAAGCCTTCAAAACGTGGCATAA
- a CDS encoding putative bifunctional diguanylate cyclase/phosphodiesterase: MHYAAITHLATRDYPLQSVTVLFLCAVCHYLGHTTLAVFTAVWLVISKVCAYFVCKRQSPFDQLPKDWALLALMALFFVNAILYVVPALVLASDPSIAMKLSAVLWVIGAQVYVTNTWSGVPTFVYTMLLPIMLLMVIVFLRLGSTVPVASTLSHWIVTFAFVGLFIYTSIDTLRGHLATEAALKNAERTATSRLLQLEEAQRIDGLTGLLNRPAFDVALQIMLEDRAHGNGEVAVFLVDLDSFKPINDTYSHEAGDRVLMETATRLQKHIGDLGIVGRLGGDEFILAIQIDNGVDALGIAETLYQNIALPVLWTQHMLKVTASIGVSTTGANLRTVPALCSAADQAMFAAKSSPNRAPVLYEEQLFTPRLSSDEKQALVDSIANETVKPYYQPKIHLPTGDIIGFEALARWEHPNNTLRLPCDFLRQINDLGLQGDFMISIASQVFRDVEAMLEHGLDPGQVSLNIPEVALATYSGRQDLHRIVAARPACAKHVTFEITEDVFIARAADMIQASIASFRDLGLRISLDDFGTGFASFDHLRQLDFDELKIDTSFVSDLGQDNTADVLVRGFLDIASGLGVSAIAEGVETEAQRQHLANMGCLIAQGYLFSAALPFDEATALLTTNRLIKPAVT, translated from the coding sequence ATGCATTACGCAGCAATCACGCATCTCGCGACGCGCGATTACCCATTGCAGTCTGTGACTGTCCTTTTCCTATGTGCGGTTTGCCACTACCTCGGACATACAACCTTGGCTGTGTTTACGGCTGTGTGGCTCGTGATTTCAAAGGTGTGCGCCTATTTCGTCTGCAAACGGCAAAGCCCCTTTGATCAGCTTCCGAAAGACTGGGCCTTGTTGGCGCTGATGGCTTTGTTTTTCGTCAACGCTATTCTTTATGTCGTGCCAGCGTTGGTCTTGGCATCTGATCCTTCCATTGCGATGAAACTATCGGCCGTTCTTTGGGTAATAGGTGCGCAAGTTTATGTAACGAACACGTGGTCAGGTGTTCCGACCTTCGTTTATACGATGCTGTTGCCGATTATGCTGCTGATGGTGATCGTATTTTTGCGGCTCGGCTCAACAGTTCCCGTTGCCTCAACGCTAAGCCATTGGATCGTGACCTTCGCCTTTGTGGGCCTTTTTATCTATACCTCAATCGATACCTTACGTGGGCATTTGGCGACCGAAGCTGCGCTAAAGAACGCGGAACGCACGGCCACTTCGCGGCTGTTACAACTAGAAGAAGCCCAGCGGATTGATGGTCTTACAGGTCTTCTCAATCGTCCGGCTTTCGATGTCGCATTACAGATCATGTTAGAAGACCGTGCACATGGCAACGGTGAGGTTGCAGTGTTTCTCGTTGATCTCGACAGCTTCAAACCAATTAACGACACCTACAGCCATGAAGCCGGTGATCGGGTCCTGATGGAAACGGCGACCCGCCTGCAAAAACATATCGGTGATTTGGGCATCGTTGGACGCCTTGGCGGGGATGAGTTCATTCTCGCCATTCAAATCGACAACGGCGTGGATGCATTGGGCATCGCAGAAACGCTTTACCAGAACATCGCTTTACCGGTCTTGTGGACCCAACACATGCTCAAGGTCACGGCAAGTATTGGCGTATCAACGACTGGCGCTAACCTGAGGACCGTCCCTGCCTTATGTTCGGCGGCCGACCAAGCAATGTTTGCCGCCAAGTCTTCGCCAAACCGTGCGCCCGTTTTATATGAAGAGCAGCTGTTCACCCCGCGTCTTTCAAGCGACGAAAAACAGGCGCTTGTCGACAGTATCGCGAATGAAACTGTTAAGCCGTATTACCAACCCAAAATCCACCTGCCGACAGGTGATATCATTGGATTTGAGGCGCTCGCCCGTTGGGAACACCCAAACAATACCCTGCGCCTTCCGTGTGATTTCTTGCGACAGATCAATGACCTCGGCTTGCAGGGTGATTTCATGATCAGCATTGCCTCGCAGGTTTTTCGCGATGTCGAAGCAATGCTTGAGCACGGACTGGACCCTGGGCAAGTGTCCTTGAACATCCCAGAAGTCGCGCTGGCGACCTACAGCGGCCGCCAAGACCTGCATCGTATTGTCGCCGCACGGCCCGCTTGTGCCAAACACGTCACCTTCGAGATTACAGAAGATGTCTTTATCGCGCGTGCAGCAGACATGATCCAAGCCTCCATCGCAAGTTTTCGTGACCTTGGCTTGCGCATTTCACTGGATGACTTCGGCACTGGTTTTGCCTCATTCGACCACCTGCGTCAGTTGGATTTTGACGAGTTAAAAATCGACACAAGTTTCGTCTCGGATTTGGGACAGGACAACACAGCCGACGTCCTCGTACGTGGCTTTCTGGATATCGCGTCTGGCCTTGGTGTCAGCGCAATCGCAGAAGGCGTCGAAACAGAAGCCCAACGCCAGCATTTGGCCAACATGGGTTGCTTGATCGCGCAGGGTTACCTTTTCAGTGCGGCGCTACCGTTTGATGAAGCCACGGCGCTCTTAACCACGAACCGACTGATTAAGCCCGCTGTAACTTAA